The Salvelinus alpinus chromosome 29, SLU_Salpinus.1, whole genome shotgun sequence region atactttcaaaatcttagctagcagtcatcatgaatcaagtcgacaatctactggcaaatccttgtcatatgaagtgaaaaaatgaagagaaattatagataaaacatatcgctgctcatcggccattggacataaacattacacaacaagttggaaatcgcaaattaaaaaaatgtgtggtttggaaggaatcggtgacagtgactgtgtggtcccaaatttgggattaaggggctcttttccaagtttaaaatgattaACATTCAACATTGTCCAtactgtcaatgaagcatgatttgtgccgcgctcaaaataactgttaactcggaactgcgaaaacttgacttcagtgagttcaaaacaactgggaagtcgggaataaatGAGCTCTGACTggaaaaatacgttttgaactgtCATCCAACTAGGAATTGTaaatctggcctctttctagagctacggcctgaagatcaatgacatcatcatgattcaaccttgttttttccccctgagttcccagttgttttgaaagcaccataaatccatagAATACccgactttgatgacaaaatttgcccacaaagaaCCGctcaccaccttcctgttcaagtgagcacagcacaacaaggtgagtccaaaaatgtattgtacgcTGCTGCATGAATGATGTagtatgccagggagatatgtatactgtagctaagaaagtaatactaagtgtatgttgtgtagtaagctgttagtagcacatgtgcctcaccctaataatttggtatatTTACCCCTCTTAACTTTGCCTACTGTTCTAAATTGGTGGTACACATGTAGccagcctataacctgttttagagaaatgtaatcattgaatattgtaagagctttcattgtctgcttatatgccccctttatttatcctacggttctgacttggtgtacagtgagaacactgtaagaacggcccatgttctgaattctgtcgctgtacatttcaaaagtgctaaaaaaaaagagttatattgactacgtccgtcctagctagctcattaatgtcttaatcaaaattacggattgcctttaatccgcttgtcgtccccttatgccatagtttgtacatctcaattgtcattagaaaccacatttgtttaagcaagtcagccatatcagttatgtaaatgaggctgaatgaactgttttgctgccagataAGTCTCCGCTGAAAGCCAGGAGTAGCAGTGGTaatgtgttgggactgctgttgggacatctTTATGTaggtttgtgggcaccgtttgtcaccgttatagatcaattcatgtattgtttagtggctttgctggcatgcatcccactttttctTTTTCCCGCCAAGATTTACATGATAAAATCGCCACTGCACCCAAGTAGCTAGCAGAGCTGCATGAATGCAAAATGCACAGACAAAGCAGAATTGCCAAACCCATTGGAATTGAACAAATACACATTTCATCCACATATTTAATGTATAGATAGACACACGGGATGAACACTAAAACAATGAAttagacacagagacacaaattGTGTTAGGTAAAATGACAGGAGTAAAAGAAGGCCCACAAAACAGCACAGGCAAATAAGAAAGAAAGCATCCAAACTCTTGCTTTGAGCCACTGACCTGAGCATTCTGTAGTATGTTGTTGACCAGCACCACCCTGCGTCTCGCATTCAGCAGCTTTTTCACATAGGGGTCCAGGTCTAGCACCACCTTCTGGTGCTCATTTATCCTGCACAGCTCTAAAAATGAAGGGATGAGCTGAGGATGACTGACAGGATGGTTTGGCTGACCATAAAGAAAATTGATAAAAGACAGCAGCCATTTTGGTAAGGTATTCAGGTCTCATTCATACCTTCAACTGTAGGATTGATTCTgtatataataaaaataaaaataaaattatgaTCTCATGCAAATCACAGGTTCTGAATAAAGGATATACCTCTTTCAATTGAATTACCCCCAGGCAGCACATGAGCTTGTAGAAGCCTTACACGAGCGTCAAAATCTGTGGTTGTACTGGTCACATCACAGCAGCATCTGCCTGTCTCACACAGTGGTTTTCATGGGCTTGGCTATGGGCTTTCTTTCACAGGGTCAAGTGCATTAACCGGGCACCACTCCACTTCCCTGTTCCCCCAGGAAGGAATAATAAGCATGTAAAAGTAAATAATTTTACCTGTGGCTAGATTGTCTATGTGTTCTCGTAGTTCCACCTGGCTTTCCCTATAACAAGAAAACACAATAGCATTATTCATAGAGAAAAATAGTAAAGTAACAATCATTGCTACAACAACAGACAAAGAGTGGTTACAGCAGACTACATTGACATCTGTAGCATAGGCCTACTTGGGCTACAGCAAGTAACAAAGTAATGAGGAAAGGAGACATTCAGAATGTCCCTCCCTAAAAACACACCTCTTCAATACAAGTGACTTTTCGttgcaggttaggagagcattttctctaaccctaacccctttcCTAACCTAATTCTCCTTACCTGCTACGTAAGTTCTCTTAACTTGCTAAGAAAAAGTTGTAGCTGagccaccaacacagagaatagtgAGGCACTGGACACAGGAGGCCGACTCAATGCTGCAGGACTGTTTTTGAGTAtactgattggaatatgttcaaaGATGAATCACCCAAGACTCATCCATCAACGTTAAGGAATATACATTgtcagtcacaggcttcattaggaaatgtgttgatgatgttgtaTCCACAACAACAATCCggacataccccaaccaaaaTCCCTGGATGAACGGAGATATCCGTACCATGCTGAGAGCCCGTACTGCAGCATTCAATGCCAGCAGAACGAACCCCAATGACTCCATGGCGTACAACATGCACAGGGCAAGCAGGTACGAGCTCCACAAATCCATTAGGGAAGCAAAAAGACAACACAGACTCAAACTTGAATTTATGTCCGACAACTCAGACTCGCAACGCATGTGGGAAGGATTATATACTATTACGGACTAGAAAGGCAAATCCAGCTGTGTAGTGCCCACTTAAACCTCCCTCCCAGACGAGCTTAACACATTCTATACTCGCTTTGAGGCAGACAATACCGAGCCATTCAGGAAGACTCTCACTGCTTCGGAGGACCAGGTGCTTTTGCTCTCCGAGAAAACTCTGAAGAGTGAAAACTCACAAAGCCGCCGGTCCAAATGGCATCCCCGGCCGCTTCCTCAGAGTGTGTGCTGAAAAGCTGGTGGGAGTCTTCTCGGACATCTTCAACCTCTTCCTCTCCCAGGTTGTATtccccacctgcttcaaggaGACCACCATCATCCCAGTGCCCAAGAAAAACAAGGCGacatgactatcgccctgtcgcACACACCccggtcatcatgaagtgcttcaagGGGCTGATCATGGCCACATCAAGGCCAACATGCCACGtacactggacccactccaatttgcctaccgctccaacagatccacggaagaTGCCATTTCCATTGCTATTCACACAGCTgtaacacatctggacaagaggaacacctatgtgagaatgccgttcagtgactacagttcagcattcaacactattgttCCCTCCAAGTTCGACACCAACCTCAGAGCCCGGGGTCTgaacaccaccctctgcaactggatcctggacttcctgacggacagACCACAGGCCGTGAGGATTGGTAACAacacctccacactgactcttaaagtcagcctatagggaggaggtaagtgaactggcattctggtgccaggacaacaaccactccctcaacgtcagcaaaacaaaggatttcattgttgacttcaggaagcagaggagggaacatgcCCCGATCCACAAGAACGGGACTGCAGTACAGAGAGTCAGCAGTTTTAAGTTCTTCTGCATCCACATCACCGAGCacttgacatggaccaacaacaccaccactcttgtcaagagggcgcaacagcgtctctacttcctaaggcggCTAAAGAAATTCGGCATGCCATCCCGGAATCTCTCCAAATACTACCAGTGCACCctcgagagcgtcctgaccggtTGTATCATGGCCTGGTACAGGAATTGCTCCATCCACGACCGCAAAgccctccagcgggtggtgaagacagcccagtacatcactgggaccatgctcccacccatccaggacatttACTCAAAACTGTGCCTGAGGAAGGCCTGCAGCATcgtcaaggaccccacacaccccagccacgagctgttcacTCCCATACCGTCAGGCGGACGGTGTCGGaacatgaggtctgataccaaaaggctcagagacagttcctatctacaagccattagactgctgaacacttgaactggactgaccacctgctctgattctctgcaccttagcacacatgcactctATCACGCACACAGCCACACAACACAAATGTTACAACCAGACTCTTATTATAATTGCTAAATACTGTACAATTTCAACACTTGTCCCCAAATTCCCCGTACCCAAATATTGGAATTTAAATTGTGCCTTCCTTTATTATACATATGCTCAAATAtttttctattctactgagccatttccTTTATGTTTGCATTcttatattttatcatttcttattgttgttgcatttcgagaaggaacctgcaagtaattGGAATTGTAACACCCTTTAAAGACTGGATTTAATTTATTATGTGTGGCAATAGTCATGTCTGTGTTCTGGAACTGCCTGCGTCCCCGTACAGAACTGTCCATGTAAGGTGTGGCATGAAGTAGATTGGGCGGGTACACGGGAGTAGGACTGAGGTGATCTTGGGGAACAACGACGGATTTCGCTAGAGTGTTGAGACACCGAAGTTTATTGTTCAATTAGCTTTTTGTTTAATAGTTAGGGTCAGTATGAGTGTAGCCAGTTCCTTTTCAATCACTATTATTGTTTAATTTTGTGGTTCACCGGATTGGTCATCATCCTCGAGGGACAGTCGAACGACATGCTGGCTAGCCAAGCTAGTCGGTACAGCTACCTAAGCAGCTAGCTACTCTACCAGCAGGATCCTATTGATCCTACCACTACATCATCACCGGCTTCCTGCAGTTGTTGTGCAAGTTCTCTCTCGGCACCGATGGAGCTCCCCAGTTGTTTTTTCACCTGTTAAATCCTGTGGAGGGCCTGGCCCTCTCGTTGACGGATGCCGGTTACCTACGCTCCCCCTGTccggttcccctctcttcacTGGATGGATGGTAACTTGAATGTTTAACCCCTCTGTGTCCAAGGACAAGGGCCAAACTTATTAATATTATTTTCAGGGCACCCCAAGGTTTTTATTGtttataaaactttttttttttttttttttactttaccaTCTACCAGCTTTTAGGTATATATTCTGGTACTAGTTTCAAACTAGCTTCAGCATACTAGGGTTCTAGGTTTGGAAAGTAACTTTAGCTACAGTATATTTTCCCCCGGGTTTCAGCTGTTTACAGGGTTTGATCCATATTTTTTAAAGCCCATGTGGCTCACTTTGTGAGTTCAACTCCCACGGGgggccagtatgaaaatgtatgcactccctACTCTAAGTCACTCTGAATAagactgtctgctaaatgactaagatgtaaatatatatatttgtaaaatTGCAATACAGTTGATTTTTTTAATGAATCTTATTCAAATAATTTTCTCATTTTGAGGTTTTAATATTATACCAGTTTACAATTTCTCTCAGGGTTTTATTAGGTCCAGTATTATTCTGTGGTCCTCCGTGGCTCATTGTTCTTTGTGATAATTGCTATGTCTTGATTTTTTTACATTCtaatttatttttgaccattatCTTTAGTTTGAATAAATTCTACTAATGTGGAGGAAAAAGGTTATTGTGTTTGTCACTGTGTGGGTGTATCACGTAGTTTCCTAATAAGCTAATTCTAACCTTTCATGTCTTATTGCTTATTAGGTGGAGGCACAGCATTATTCTATACATGGTACATATAGTCTCATGGTATATCTTACCCCTGTATCATTCATGGGCATACTGACTCATGGTAATACACAGTGTCCTGTAGGCctacagggtttttctttatttttactattttctacattgtagaataacgaatcatgtatgttctctatagttatgtacttaaaTGTATCAATtcaccaattcggcacatttgggcggACTTGCTTCACTGGATCTGTCTGACACTTTGCACATACATTGCTACCACCTAGTGGCCAAAATCCAAATTGTGCCTaaactgcaatattatattatggcctttctcttgcatttcaaagatgataaaaaattaaacaaatgtatttttgtatcttttaccagatctaatgtcttATTCTCagacattaatttcacatttccacaaacttcaaagtgtttcctttcaaatggtatcaagaatatgcatatccttacttcAGGCATTTTTTTAGGCGAACATTGAAAAAAGGGTCAGAtcctttaaaacatgaaggtcagtcaatgaggaAAATTTTAAGAACGTTTCTTCaattgcagtcacaaaaaccatgaagcactatgatgaaattgactctcatgaggaccaccacaggaaaggaagacccaaagttacttCTGCTCTAGGggataaattcattagatttaccagcctcagaaattgcagcccaattaaatgcttcagagttcatgtaacagacacatctcaacatcaactgttcagaggagactgtgtgaatcaagccttcatggtcaaattgctgcaaagaaacaactactaaattacaccaataagaagaagacttgcttgggccaagaaacacgagcaatggacattagaccagtggaaatctgtccttcggtctgatgagtccaaatttgagctttttggttccaaccgctgtgtctttgtgagacacggagtaagtgaacggatgatctctgcatgtgtggttcccaccgtgaagcatggaggaggaggtgtgatggtgctttgctggtgacacggtctcgtttatttagaattcaaggcacacttaactagcatggctaccacagcattctgcagcgataccccatcccatctggtttgcgcttagtgggactatcatttgttttcaacaggacaatgacccaacacccctccaggctgtgtaagggctatttgaccaagaaggagagtgatggagtgctgcatcagatgacctggctccacaatcaccctacctcaacccaattgagttggtttgggatgagttggagcaCAGGGTgagggaaaagcagccaacaggtgctcagcatatgtgggaactccttcaagacagttggaaaagcattccaagtgaagctggttgagataatgccaagcgtgtgcaaagctgtcatcaaggcaaagggtggctactttgaagaatctaaaatatattttgatttgtttaacacttctttggttaatacatgattccatacatgttatttcatagttttgatctcttcactattacaatgtagaaaatagtaaaacattttaaaaactctggaatgagtaggtgtttccaaacttacTGGTACTTAAATATATGCCCACCCTGATATAACCCAGGTATTCTCTCTCTATCAGTACGTGCTTAGTTAAAGTCATAACAAAGCTGCCTGAAGAAAGAGGGGTCACATAAGCATTTTGTTGGCTGGTGTgtaccatgtgtatcccgtacatacaactaataaaacttgaaactataTCGAAGCGGCATGTTTTTTAGGTAATCTCTGTCCCTGATATCTAACGCTGCATTCACGTattagtcggaactaggaaactctgacttgttaactggttgtagttatagaGCTTActagcttgtagtcctaaaacccagaatgagttacctctggttcgttcaaCCATCACTATGGGAAAAATAATGGGGAAATAATAGGGTTTTGGAATAATGCATTTTGTTCTATGAGGTAAGTCAGTTAgcatgacctttatgaatgatGAAGCCTTTGTGCTTAATGTACTTTTTTTATTACAAATTCTCAAAAATGTGGCGTTAGCTGTTGAAGATTATCATATAACAAAAACGTATAAAATCTCCTAAGCAGTTTTAGcacagaccttatttttggcGTTTATCCAAAAACGCCATTAATTTTCTCCATAGGCATTGTCCAACACACCATGGCGGAGTTAATGCCTACAAAAAGACGACATTATTATTTCTCTACACCTGCTGCGTTCAACCGTTACCTAGTAGGACATTTCCGAGTTCCTAGTTCCGACTGGCATATGAACGCGACATTACTAGGGACGAGAAAGTGCTGCATCGCGGGACTGTCATGACGATGGGGTTAGCTTATTTCCGCGTTCACAACAACTGGGAACCCGGGCCTTTCTAGAACACGGACTTTTAAACCTAAACATCACCcacgtcatgatttgaccatgTTTTTTggtgttcccagttgtcttgaacgcatcATATTtgatagcaagctagctagctgtgaatgGAGCGGTATCTAGCGAGCACATTTGAAGTCGAAGCACATATCGTGCTACTAGCTACCCACCTCACTGAGTGTACATGAAGATCAAGCTGCTGGACAGCTGGTTTTAAGAGGTCAAGCAGTCCTTCTGCAATTGCATCTTTCCCGGACGGTGTCTCCACTACAGCTAGAGCGGCAGCCATTTCTCTTCCGGAAACAGTGACAACAACAAACGTAAACCACTCCAGGAAGTAACTATGTGACGTAGCTATAAAACCTCTCCATTTTCCGTCAGTTAGCACCATTTTGTAAGGAAGGGAGATAGGGAGAACAGGCTGTTCtcagtttcaaaaaaatatataataatcaaaTAACGGTACTGTTTTAATCATTGTAGGTAGCTAGGATAGTTCGTATTTTAATATTATCCGAAAGAGCAAGGCGAAAGAAAACATAAAGTGAGAAGTGGATCCAGATCTTTCGGCTGCAACTAGTTTAGCTGCTAGCTAACTCGTAACTGGTTCATCGCTCAAGTTAACGAAGATAACTAGCACAGCTAGtagttagcttgctagccaagTGAAACGAGTATTGACATAACAAGCACCGATCAAAGTAAGTTTCTACCAATTGTCTACTGAACTTGTTTCAGACAATGTTTACTTTAAAAAATTGtttatagctagttagctagctaacgttatttaCGTTGACTAATATTCAGACTCGTTAGGGACGCCAGCCCAACTTTAGCTCGCACTGCAggttcattttttgttgttgcttacaGGCTGCTTATAGCTAGTTAACTACCGCGACTAGTTACTATCGTTTTTGTAGATGTCCAGTCTATCGTTTGTCATTCAAAAGCAGTGAAGTCAACGCATGTGGTACATTTTCTTTCTTATTAACTGGACGTGTAACGTTATGATGTACTTGCAATGTCCAAGAAATGTTTAATTCGAGCCCGTGGCGTGGACCTTTTGTGTATTTTTCTTAATTAAAATGATGCATCCAATTATTGGTTAATGCTAACTAACCATTTGGATGCCAACGCTAGCGATTTACAAACTACGGTAACCATTTTGCCAGCTAAATATAATTAATTATTATACAACTAGTTAGTTATGCACAGATGAAATGGCCAACACGGTTGTATTTCCATCTCCTTGCTTGTGAATTTTTTCTAACCAGTCCCCTCTCCCTTtacaccctccctccctttacaCCCTCCCCTGGCACATCCCAATtttatctatccctccctctcttgtctgTTGCTTGTTCCAAGGAGTTCCAGTGAAGTCAAAATGAGTGCTCCCTCCTCCCAAAAAGTTGTGCTGAAAAGCACCACCAAGCAGTCCCTGAATGAGCGGTGAGACGCGCTACGCACCCTGACAGCACTAAGCGGGGCGAAACAGTGGTACAGACGGCCCTAGTGTGCTCTACTACGGAAGGCCACTGTTGGGGACCTGACCAGACATGGACGCTAGACTGCCCAGGGCCAACGTGTGCGCCGCTCACTCAAAATGCATGCCGTATTCAGCATTTGCTGACAAAAAGTTTAACAAACAGGGTTTGGAGTGCAAACATGGTGCTCCGGGCCAACCTTTTGTGTGAGCAGCGCACACTTAGACCCAAGGAGAGAGGGTAACGGTGATGCTTGGTAAGGCGACTGCCCTAGAATGGGCACAGGCCGCACTCCTGATATGCCCGGgcactcctctctgtgtgtcacaCAACCCAAAATATACTGTACGTATGGtatgggagaggagagaccaaACCAATGAAAGGGGAGGGTGCGCCAAAGCACCCTCCCgctcctctcccaccctctctacacacacaactctctctcaattaaatgaCTTTGTTTAGCCATttgtctcctcttcctctcttctttgcTACCACTTTAATTTTCAGTTCTCTGTGCTCTGAAGTCTTTCTATAAGACTAGGTGCCCAGTCCTAGCCCGGACGTGACCAACCCCCCCCTTtctattctctctcccccttctattCTCATGTGTGGTGTGAGCACAAGGCACGGTCCGGGCTGTAAGTGGCTGGGTTGCCAGATACCCCTCCAGTCCTGGGCCTCCAACCTCCGCCAGGCCTTTTTCGCAGGCGGATGACATCAAAACAAGGTGGCGGGAGGCCTGTAAGTGGCAATCACTCTCCTCTCTTGACAtcctctttctgttctctccATTTTCTCTCCTGCCTTTCTCATTCTTGTCTTCCAATCTGTTCCAGTGTTTCTTCTACTGCCTTTTCATCCATCTTTCTACTTTGTTTTACTTTAACCTAAAATGTGCTGAATTGCTTCCAGAAGACATTTTGGGTTGTCAAATACTtaacaatgagagagagaaacaaagagagtgaGGTGCCAACAAGTGGGGCATTCATAACACATACCACAGCTCCTGTGGCCGTGTCCATGGTATGAGAAATGACTTGATTTGgaaccctccctccccctccgtatcctctctttccctcctcttcccccttctgtcccgctccccctcccctccaaaGCTTCACTACCATGCTGAAGAACAAGGCGCCGACAGCGGTGAGTGTGCGAGCCACCATGCAGCAGCAACACATGGCCAGCGCCCGGAACCGGCGCCTTGCCCAGCAGATGGAGAACAGACCCTCTGTGCAGGCCGCCCTGCACCACAAGCAGGTGAGATAAGGTGCTCCATCTCATTTAGTCTTTCTGCAATTCCTCACCTTACTCGAAGAAAGGTGAATTGAGAAAGGAACAAATGGGGAGACATCTGAAGCACTAAACGGGTGAGAAGGAGAGTGGAATGGGACACCGGAAACAGGCCATGTTCTATATAAGTGTAACGGGAAAAAGGCTTTACACTTGAAATCACAATATATTAGGAACTTGAAATGCTTGACGCAGACCTGGTAAGAGAGGGGACCGTAGAGCAAAGGTTAATATACAGATCACATAAATGCTGAGTTCTTCACCACCTCCCTATCCCTGCCACTTGATATCAATCTTCCACCTAACCCTCCCAGAGCCTGAAGCAACGCCTGGGGAAGAGCAACATCCAGGCCAGGCTGGGCCGGCCCATCGGGGCCTTGATGCGGGGGGGTGCTGGAGGCCGGGGATTTTCCATTGGAGGGATGCGGGGGATAACCAGAGGAGGTCTGCGAGGCCGCGGCAGAGGAGGAGCCCTGAGGGGAGCTATGGCTCTGAGAGGTGAGCATTTGATACCACACAGCAAAGCCTACTTGGATTGATATTTTGGTACTATGTGTCatgagaattttcaatcccaatgataataactatcaatcaatagctttgaccaatccccgaggtttgtaCCATGGGTATAATAATAATTAGACAAAGACTCAGCTTTATGCAAAAGGTTAGTACAGTTTGTTCAGAGAACGTTCTGAAGTCCattatacaaagacatccattttatagctgcgcacatacttccacacaagcagtaggtatcctacgcacatacatacacacaaacagtaggtgagtTTTTATCCTTCTCCGTAGTTCTCACCACTGtgtatcactacccagccgacagttccattcccccgagattaggGAAACCTTGAAGTACTCCCTGTTCTCATACATTTCTCAGAGTTCCAGCCAGGTCGGTTCAAACACAGTTGTATTGTTCTTCTGTATTTTCTTAGGCACATACAAGTTCGAATCCt contains the following coding sequences:
- the LOC139558627 gene encoding SNARE-associated protein Snapin-like, coding for MAAALAVVETPSGKDAIAEGLLDLLKPAVQQLDLHVHSVRESQVELREHIDNLATELCRINEHQKVVLDLDPYVKKLLNARRRVVLVNNILQNAQERLRRLNHNVAKETARRKTMLETSGAFTPRSPSKP
- the LOC139558626 gene encoding chromatin target of PRMT1 protein-like isoform X1; translation: MSAPSSQKVVLKSTTKQSLNERFTTMLKNKAPTAVSVRATMQQQHMASARNRRLAQQMENRPSVQAALHHKQSLKQRLGKSNIQARLGRPIGALMRGGAGGRGFSIGGMRGITRGGLRGRGRGGALRGAMALRGNRLAPGMGPMRGRGGPGRVAHRRGMRQRGGFAGRGGAFGRGAGRGVGARGRGGLRGRGGFAGRGGGRGRVGVRGGRGRGGGPGMTREQLDNQLDAYMSKTKGNLDAELDAYMAQADPEGME